In Periplaneta americana isolate PAMFEO1 chromosome 4, P.americana_PAMFEO1_priV1, whole genome shotgun sequence, one DNA window encodes the following:
- the LOC138698320 gene encoding uncharacterized protein: MDKIAKDLDKGLMQELECPVCMEYMKPPITMCENGHNICNVCRPKLSNCPSCRKPFLEVRNLALESLSRVITPCDSSNNNKPPPPKSYKCPFARISKEDCTWSGTLQDMKSHIVNKHGNGPDLHKCEGEFNVVLTDLSPSRHYRKAVLSGDELFYIIWEIKDGNFFCVVFYIGSKKKCSKFKYTFSLISDTGIKTISMGFRPRNIVENIDQVLVPGECVLLHYDTVLKFVNSNKFLTCDFEIKSLEAANAIASSIPKSKTKSENKTSNKSDTEDSQCKREFLGPETPTNMQEFFDPNYRFAQMVRLGLVPRRSRGRRPFRGCRRGPVERLTEAHFHPESEDVEFRSGRELPSKNCKLGWSMTDLTDMRNYVFDIGDVDTVSNSNHKDFETERQKETLSNTSLGKLRKNEENFKPHSTKYTTSLSAPPNIPTSHQSTWKCVLCGFYVKSQMNEENIRPSGPTWKCVLCGQWRPKFPQ, encoded by the coding sequence ATGGACAAGATAGCCAAAGATCTTGACAAAGGTCTTATGCAAGAACTGGAGTGTCCGGTATGCATGGAATACATGAAACCGCCAATTACGATGTGTGAAAACGGCCACAACATCTGCAACGTCTGTAGACCAAAATTGTCCAACTGTCCGTCGTGCAGAAAGCCGTTCTTGGAAGTGAGGAATTTGGCACTCGAGAGCTTATCCAGAGTAATCACTCCATGTGATAGCAGTAACAACAACAAACCACCACCTCCCAAGAGCTACAAGTGTCCTTTCGCCAGGATATCGAAGGAAGATTGTACTTGGAGTGGTACTCTCCAGGACATGAAGAGCCATATTGTCAACAAACATGGAAACGGGCCAGATTTACACAAATGTGAGGGAGAATTCAATGTCGTCCTCACAGACTTATCACCGTCTCGTCACTACAGAAAAGCAGTGTTGTCAGGTGATGAACTGTTTTACATAATCTGGGAAATCAAAGATGGAAATTTCTTTTGTGTAGTCTTTTATATTGGTTCTAAaaagaaatgttcaaaatttaaatacacaTTTTCTTTGATATCAGACACCGGAATTAAAACTATTTCAATGGGGTTTAGACCTCGTAACATTGTGGAAAACATAGATCAGGTACTGGTACCAGGAGAATGTGTACTTTTACATTATGATACAGTTCTGAAATTCGTAAATAGTAACAAGTTCTTGACCTGTGACTTTGAAATTAAGTCTCTTGAGGCTGCAAATGCAATAGCGAGTTCAATCCCCAAGTCAAAAacaaaatctgaaaataaaaCTAGCAACAAGAGCGATACTGAAGATTCACAGTGTAAAAGAGAATTCTTGGGACCAGAAACGCCAACGAATATGCAAGAGTTCTTCGATCCCAATTACAGATTTGCTCAAATGGTTAGACTAGGCTTGGTTCCTAGACGTAGTAGAGGGCGTAGGCCTTTCCGAGGATGTAGACGTGGTCCAGTTGAAAGACTTACGGAAGCTCATTTCCATCCAGAGTCCGAGGACGTTGAATTTCGAAGTGGACGAGAATTACCAAGTAAAAACTGCAAGTTGGGTTGGAGTATGACGGACTTAACAGATATGAGAAACTACGTATTTGATATTGGCGACGTTGATACAGTCAGCAATTCCAATCATAAAGATTTTGAAACTGAAAGACAAAAGGAAACATTGTCAAATACGTCATTAGGAAAACTTAGAAAGAACGAAGAAAATTTTAAGCCACATTCTACGAAATACACTACATCCCTGAGTGCGCCACCAAATATTCCAACATCTCATCAAAGTACTTGGAAGTGTGTACTCTGTGGATTTTATGTTAAAAGTCAGATGAATGAAGAGAACATCCGACCGAGTGGACCGACTTGGAAATGTGTTTTATGCGGTCAATGGAGGCCAAAATTTCCTcagtaa